In Edaphobacter dinghuensis, one genomic interval encodes:
- a CDS encoding aspartate carbamoyltransferase catalytic subunit, whose product MASMTQESQGSKKIFHYAPGSLLSVADLSVADVSAILTVTTRLEQMPHAQRVALLAGRRIALLFYESSTRTRTSFELAAKSLGATTTLVSDKSSSIEKGESLKDTGLTLRALGAECVILRHPSSGAPFVLARETGLPVLNAGDGMHEHPSQALLDARTMLMRLPGRNAAKANAKSLDGVTVVITGDILHSRVARSNALLLPQLGAKVLLCGPEQLLPETALGLGSGVEIVRDFDAALRRSQVAMMLRIQKERLAGLELDLADYIARYQLNGERLAAQAPDALVMHPGPMIRGLEIAGDVADGPNSAIELQVSNGLSVRSALLLRALNAGGFESVTV is encoded by the coding sequence ATCGCATCGATGACGCAGGAATCGCAAGGCTCAAAGAAAATCTTTCACTACGCCCCCGGCTCGCTGTTGAGCGTGGCCGACCTCTCCGTGGCGGACGTCTCCGCCATATTGACAGTCACCACACGGCTTGAGCAGATGCCCCATGCCCAGCGCGTAGCTCTGCTGGCGGGCCGTCGCATCGCCCTTCTCTTCTACGAGTCGAGCACGCGAACACGTACCTCCTTCGAACTGGCGGCAAAGTCGCTCGGCGCAACCACTACCCTCGTCAGCGACAAGTCTTCGTCCATCGAAAAAGGCGAGAGCCTCAAGGACACCGGCCTCACCCTGCGTGCTCTCGGTGCCGAGTGCGTCATCCTCCGCCATCCATCGTCGGGCGCTCCGTTCGTGCTGGCGCGAGAGACAGGGCTGCCCGTTCTGAATGCGGGCGACGGCATGCACGAGCATCCATCGCAGGCGCTGCTCGATGCACGCACGATGCTGATGCGGCTCCCAGGCCGCAACGCCGCAAAGGCGAACGCGAAGAGCCTTGACGGCGTAACCGTCGTCATCACCGGAGACATTCTGCACAGTCGCGTAGCGCGGTCGAATGCACTGCTCCTGCCGCAACTCGGCGCAAAGGTTCTACTCTGTGGGCCGGAACAACTGCTGCCTGAAACGGCACTCGGCCTCGGCTCTGGCGTAGAGATTGTGCGCGACTTCGATGCGGCTCTGCGACGCTCGCAAGTAGCTATGATGCTGCGCATTCAAAAAGAGCGCCTGGCTGGACTTGAGCTTGACCTCGCTGACTACATTGCCCGCTACCAGTTGAATGGCGAGCGTCTCGCCGCACAAGCGCCCGACGCTCTGGTGATGCATCCCGGCCCCATGATTCGCGGGCTGGAGATTGCGGGTGATGTGGCCGACGGCCCCAACTCCGCAATCGAGCTGCAGGTGAGCAACGGACTCTCCGTACGCTCGGCCCTGCTGCTCCGTGCCCTGAACGCCGGTGGATTCGAGAGTGTAACTGTATGA
- a CDS encoding LysR family transcriptional regulator, whose translation MENFRLKVFRAVAAEMSFRKAAEVLHLSQPAVSQQVRSLEEEAGARLFDRGNSDGHGSQISLTEAGRVLLEYATAAAETMAEAQRALAALNDDVAGELRLGASTTIAQYVLPRILGAFLRQYPNVHLSVMSGNTERIAEVVAEEQVMLGLIEGPAMRRDVKTERMVEDEMVLIVAPGHAWARAGKIAPAELTKTSMLLRERGSGSRRVVERALKKAGIPLRSLHVAMELDSTEAIISGVEAELGVGFVSRCAIGKAMRLGTVRTVPVKGLEIVRDFSFIHLAGAEVSGAAAAFQRFAMGTGIAPIG comes from the coding sequence GTGGAGAACTTTCGGCTCAAGGTGTTTCGGGCGGTCGCTGCGGAGATGAGCTTTCGCAAGGCGGCCGAGGTGTTGCATCTGAGCCAGCCAGCCGTCAGCCAGCAGGTTCGTTCGCTCGAAGAGGAGGCTGGGGCCCGTCTGTTCGACCGCGGCAACAGCGATGGGCATGGCAGCCAGATCTCCCTTACTGAAGCTGGCCGGGTGCTGCTCGAATACGCGACGGCGGCGGCAGAGACGATGGCCGAGGCGCAGCGCGCGCTCGCAGCCTTGAATGATGACGTGGCTGGTGAGCTACGGCTGGGTGCTTCGACGACGATTGCTCAGTACGTGCTGCCCAGAATCCTCGGAGCATTTCTGCGACAGTATCCGAACGTCCATCTCTCGGTGATGAGCGGAAACACCGAACGTATTGCCGAGGTGGTCGCCGAAGAACAAGTGATGCTTGGCCTCATCGAAGGGCCTGCGATGAGGCGCGACGTAAAGACGGAGCGGATGGTCGAGGATGAGATGGTGCTGATCGTCGCACCAGGACACGCATGGGCGCGAGCGGGAAAGATCGCCCCTGCGGAGTTGACGAAGACATCGATGCTACTGCGCGAACGTGGGTCGGGGTCGCGACGTGTGGTCGAACGGGCTCTAAAGAAAGCCGGGATTCCATTGCGGTCATTGCATGTGGCGATGGAACTGGATTCGACGGAGGCCATCATCTCGGGCGTAGAGGCGGAGCTTGGCGTGGGCTTCGTCTCGCGCTGCGCCATTGGCAAGGCCATGCGTCTGGGCACAGTTCGGACCGTGCCCGTGAAGGGACTGGAGATCGTGCGGGACTTTAGCTTCATCCATCTCGCCGGGGCTGAAGTTAGTGGCGCAGCAGCAGCGTTTCAGCGATTTGCAATGGGGACCGGCATAGCTCCGATTGGATGA
- a CDS encoding dihydroorotase has translation MSGILILNGRVIDPANGLDEARDLLLCDGKIAAIEKPGSLKNAEVAETIDASGLVVAPGLVDVHVHLREPGQTYKETIATGTAAAAAGGFTTVVAMPNTIPVNDSVAGLEWMLAPERGSVVKLFAMPAATMGSMGATLTDFAALHKAGAVGFTDDGKPILEDAIMREALVAAARLGVPVSQHAEDTHLTGGCSMNYGTVAFRLGLRGMTVEAESRIVERDIRLLQEIENSEGLRPHLHVQHVSTGRALDAIREAKAQGLHVTCEAAPHHFTLTDEAIGDYDTNAKMNPPLRAEVDRQAVLAGLADGTVDCIATDHAPHAAHEKEQEFERAPNGITGLETALGLALRVLHRGQGLSLSKILALMSAAPAGIVSLSGRGSLSVGSFADIVIFDPAASWSFAAKQSRSKSKNTPFDGAPMLGRVHATISEGRIVFRQ, from the coding sequence ATGAGTGGCATATTGATTCTGAACGGCCGCGTGATCGATCCGGCAAACGGCCTCGACGAAGCCCGCGACCTTTTGCTTTGCGATGGAAAGATCGCCGCAATCGAAAAGCCCGGCAGTTTGAAAAACGCCGAAGTCGCAGAGACGATTGACGCCTCCGGCCTGGTGGTTGCGCCCGGGCTGGTTGATGTTCACGTCCACCTGCGCGAGCCGGGTCAGACCTACAAGGAGACCATCGCCACAGGAACAGCAGCGGCAGCAGCAGGCGGCTTCACCACCGTCGTCGCCATGCCTAACACGATTCCCGTGAATGACTCCGTAGCCGGGCTCGAATGGATGCTCGCACCCGAACGCGGCTCTGTTGTGAAACTCTTTGCCATGCCCGCCGCCACCATGGGCAGCATGGGAGCCACGCTGACTGATTTTGCTGCGCTGCACAAGGCCGGAGCCGTGGGCTTCACCGACGACGGCAAGCCCATCCTCGAAGACGCCATCATGCGCGAGGCGCTCGTTGCCGCCGCACGGTTGGGCGTGCCCGTCTCGCAGCACGCCGAAGACACGCATCTCACCGGTGGATGCAGCATGAACTACGGCACCGTAGCGTTTCGACTTGGCCTGCGCGGCATGACCGTCGAAGCCGAGTCGCGGATCGTAGAGCGCGACATTCGCCTGTTGCAGGAGATCGAAAATTCCGAAGGGCTGCGTCCTCATCTGCATGTGCAGCATGTCTCGACAGGCCGTGCTCTCGATGCCATTCGCGAGGCGAAGGCTCAGGGGCTGCACGTCACCTGCGAGGCCGCGCCGCATCACTTCACCCTCACCGACGAGGCCATCGGCGACTACGACACCAACGCCAAAATGAATCCTCCCCTGCGCGCCGAGGTCGATCGTCAAGCCGTCCTCGCCGGACTGGCCGATGGCACAGTCGACTGCATCGCCACTGACCACGCTCCGCACGCCGCACACGAGAAGGAGCAGGAGTTCGAACGCGCTCCCAACGGCATCACCGGTCTTGAGACCGCGCTGGGCCTGGCGTTGCGCGTTCTGCATCGGGGACAGGGCTTGTCGCTGAGCAAGATCCTCGCGCTCATGAGCGCCGCTCCCGCAGGAATCGTATCGCTCTCCGGCAGAGGCTCGCTCTCCGTCGGCAGCTTCGCCGATATAGTGATCTTCGACCCCGCAGCCTCGTGGAGCTTCGCCGCAAAGCAGTCGCGCTCGAAGTCGAAGAACACTCCCTTCGACGGCGCACCCATGCTCGGACGCGTTCACGCGACCATCAGTGAAGGCCGCATCGTCTTTCGTCAATAA
- a CDS encoding VWA domain-containing protein, with protein MHLRAAVALLFLPVAVLYAQNASVNAPIPAAPVPTISAQSTLVLVPTLVKTKKGDLVFTLTANDFTITDNNVDQKVHLEEDTGDQPLALVVAIETGGGGASQFDKYRNLATMIESIVGQVPRRVSVVTFDSEPEILQGFTSNMALMEDALQNLPAGDSGAAILDAVDYSVDLLRKQPPQYRRAILLISETVDHGSKVRIEDALRAVSDTNTAIYSLAFSSSRSGISHEASKLSDPTPGPEHGCFSHDPKTDPTVRDDGSEGKPEESKGTQYYDCIAELLPPLRLAKMAAIVGMNGLHKNAPETVAKLTGGEYFHFNSQRDLERGLATISNHVPNRYVLSFQPQMPQSGLHAITVTLKDHPDLIVTARSSYWAGDSAETKPQSLEPVQK; from the coding sequence ATGCACCTCCGTGCCGCCGTCGCGTTGCTCTTTCTCCCCGTTGCGGTGCTCTACGCGCAGAATGCGTCCGTTAACGCACCCATTCCCGCAGCACCGGTTCCGACCATCAGTGCGCAATCCACACTGGTGCTTGTTCCGACGCTGGTAAAGACGAAGAAGGGCGACCTCGTCTTCACGCTTACTGCCAACGACTTCACTATCACCGATAACAATGTCGACCAAAAGGTACATCTCGAAGAGGACACCGGCGATCAGCCGCTGGCGCTGGTCGTAGCCATTGAGACGGGCGGCGGCGGAGCCAGCCAGTTCGACAAGTACCGCAACCTCGCCACCATGATCGAGTCGATTGTGGGTCAGGTGCCTCGCCGCGTCTCGGTCGTCACCTTCGACAGCGAGCCTGAGATCTTGCAGGGCTTCACCTCGAATATGGCGTTGATGGAGGACGCTCTCCAGAACCTACCCGCCGGTGACAGCGGTGCCGCCATCCTCGATGCCGTCGATTACTCAGTCGATCTACTGCGCAAGCAGCCTCCGCAATATCGCCGCGCGATTCTGCTCATCAGCGAGACCGTCGACCACGGCAGCAAGGTAAGAATCGAGGATGCGCTGCGCGCCGTCAGCGACACCAACACCGCCATCTATAGCCTCGCCTTCTCCTCTTCCCGCAGCGGCATCAGCCACGAAGCCTCGAAGCTCTCCGACCCGACGCCTGGCCCCGAGCACGGCTGCTTCTCGCACGACCCCAAGACCGATCCCACGGTGAGAGACGACGGCAGCGAAGGCAAGCCGGAAGAGTCGAAGGGGACGCAATACTATGACTGCATCGCCGAGCTGCTGCCGCCGCTGCGTCTGGCCAAGATGGCCGCGATCGTCGGCATGAACGGCCTGCACAAGAATGCGCCTGAGACGGTGGCCAAGCTGACCGGCGGAGAGTACTTCCACTTCAACAGCCAGCGCGATCTGGAACGCGGACTTGCGACCATCTCCAACCACGTTCCCAATCGCTATGTCCTGAGCTTCCAGCCACAGATGCCGCAGTCCGGTCTCCATGCCATCACTGTCACGCTCAAGGATCATCCCGATCTTATCGTTACAGCGCGAAGCAGCTATTGGGCTGGCGACTCGGCGGAGACAAAGCCTCAGTCCTTAGAACCTGTCCAGAAGTGA
- a CDS encoding YeiH family protein gives MAQAMLEDMVRNLFYIGIIVSASGLIGPPFALAAGLVFGLTTVHHFHVESRQLSKFLLQAAVVCLGFGMNLKEVVHAGRSGFLYTAISITFVLSLGVLLGKLLRVEKTQSLLIAVGTAICGGSAIAAMGPVLDAGEEEMGVSLGTVFVLNSVALLLFPLIGWSMHLTQTQFGLWAALAIHDTSSVVGAGAKYGATALAVGTTVKLARALWIVPLAIATATLRKSKSKIYWPWFILYFCVAAVLASYVPRYLPQTMGIFAALNRLGKSALTVVLFLIGTGITRNTLKEVGVRPLIQGVTLWIVVASISLWAIHAGWIAL, from the coding sequence GTGGCCCAAGCCATGCTGGAAGACATGGTACGCAACCTCTTCTACATCGGCATTATCGTTTCGGCGAGCGGGTTGATCGGGCCGCCGTTTGCTCTCGCGGCAGGGTTGGTATTCGGGTTGACGACGGTGCACCACTTCCACGTCGAGAGCAGGCAGCTTTCTAAATTCCTGCTGCAGGCGGCGGTCGTCTGCCTTGGCTTCGGGATGAACCTGAAAGAGGTCGTCCATGCGGGCCGCTCTGGGTTTCTCTATACCGCTATCAGTATCACGTTCGTGCTCAGCCTCGGTGTACTTCTCGGCAAACTGCTGCGCGTCGAAAAGACACAGTCATTGTTGATCGCGGTCGGCACCGCAATCTGCGGCGGCAGCGCCATTGCTGCGATGGGCCCGGTGCTCGATGCAGGCGAAGAGGAGATGGGCGTCTCTCTGGGCACGGTGTTCGTACTCAACTCTGTGGCGCTGTTGCTCTTCCCTCTGATCGGCTGGAGCATGCATCTCACGCAGACGCAATTCGGCCTGTGGGCCGCGCTCGCGATTCATGACACCAGCTCAGTCGTTGGTGCCGGTGCGAAATACGGAGCTACGGCGTTGGCGGTTGGAACAACCGTCAAGCTGGCGCGGGCGCTGTGGATCGTCCCCTTGGCAATCGCCACGGCAACCCTGCGCAAGAGCAAGTCAAAGATCTACTGGCCGTGGTTCATCCTTTATTTCTGCGTAGCTGCGGTGCTGGCAAGCTATGTCCCGCGATATCTGCCACAGACCATGGGAATCTTTGCCGCGTTGAATCGACTTGGAAAATCGGCCTTGACCGTTGTGCTGTTTCTGATCGGCACAGGCATCACGCGCAACACGTTGAAGGAAGTCGGCGTAAGGCCGCTGATTCAGGGGGTAACACTGTGGATTGTGGTGGCGAGCATCTCGCTTTGGGCCATTCACGCGGGATGGATCGCGCTTTAG
- a CDS encoding MerR family transcriptional regulator gives MAQHQPIRRTPPPAGSEIPDKLYFRIGEVSKLCDLPAYVLRFWEGEFPSLKPHKGGTGQRLYRRRDVEMVLRIKSLLYDEGYTIPGARQVFKAELHHKEPQLSLGIEDAAAPVAPSKQLRKLQKELRDLHALLSKPVTRAAVHPIRAPRHSNNSRHATPKLFDIPQNSEGSD, from the coding sequence ATGGCGCAGCACCAGCCAATTCGCAGAACGCCTCCACCAGCCGGGTCTGAGATCCCGGACAAGCTGTACTTCCGCATCGGCGAGGTCTCTAAACTCTGCGACCTGCCTGCCTACGTCCTTCGCTTCTGGGAGGGTGAGTTCCCCAGCCTCAAACCGCATAAGGGCGGCACCGGACAACGACTCTATCGCCGCCGCGACGTCGAGATGGTACTGCGCATCAAGAGCCTGCTCTACGACGAGGGCTATACCATTCCCGGTGCGCGTCAGGTTTTTAAGGCCGAGCTGCACCACAAGGAGCCGCAGCTCAGCCTTGGCATCGAGGATGCGGCCGCTCCGGTTGCCCCATCGAAGCAACTGCGCAAGCTGCAGAAGGAACTTCGCGATCTGCACGCTCTGCTCTCGAAGCCGGTGACTCGCGCTGCCGTCCATCCCATCCGCGCGCCGCGACATAGCAACAACTCACGCCATGCCACACCGAAGCTCTTCGACATTCCGCAGAACTCCGAAGGCTCCGACTAA
- the murJ gene encoding murein biosynthesis integral membrane protein MurJ, producing the protein MTATDNPIPPVPAKRFGWLRPSHKHSAVSATVLLSVFALLSRIIGLVRDKYIAYTFGAGPGTDAYNVAFQLPDLINYLLIGGAASISFVTILSRYREANQHEEGDRALSVILTTMLLVLGGAILLAEFFVPLYTHLYFPNSPSEAVLCTFMTRILLPGQLFFFAGGVLAAVALVRKQFTYQAVSPLIYTLGIIFGGVVLSHSIGIPSLAWGALAGAFAGPFLVNAYAARRAGVHYRPLLDFSNPGLRSWVRMSLPLMLGVTVVFMDNIILTWFAKHSAGDITRLMYAKRLFTAPMAIIGQAAGAASLPFFASLYSRKLFGDYASAVNRAVTRILSVAILLSAAMFALARPAVDLVLRGGSFNRADAELTALYFAIFTISLALWASQAIYSRAFFAAGETFVPMRAGTIITVISIPCYWLLHQRFGVIGLAWASNLAILVHTVTLAVLLHRRRMVSLAGLDRLELGRALLAAVASLAGITLLLHALPHSHIQTYLGDLIALLVGGVLWAVLCYGVLYLTGSTLPSQLRSRRA; encoded by the coding sequence GTGACCGCCACCGATAATCCCATTCCGCCCGTTCCCGCCAAACGCTTCGGCTGGCTTCGGCCTTCTCACAAACACTCGGCGGTCTCGGCGACGGTACTGCTCTCTGTCTTCGCGCTGCTCTCGCGCATTATCGGCCTCGTACGCGACAAGTACATCGCCTACACCTTCGGCGCAGGCCCCGGCACAGACGCCTACAACGTGGCCTTCCAGCTACCCGACCTGATCAACTATCTACTCATCGGCGGCGCAGCCTCCATCAGCTTCGTCACCATACTTAGTCGCTATCGCGAGGCCAACCAACACGAAGAAGGCGATCGCGCGCTCTCCGTTATTCTCACCACGATGCTGCTCGTCCTTGGCGGAGCCATTTTGCTGGCCGAGTTCTTTGTGCCGCTCTACACTCATCTCTACTTTCCCAACAGCCCCTCCGAGGCTGTGCTCTGCACTTTCATGACGCGCATCCTGTTGCCAGGGCAACTCTTTTTCTTTGCTGGCGGAGTCCTCGCTGCTGTCGCGCTGGTTCGCAAACAGTTCACCTATCAGGCGGTCTCGCCGCTCATCTACACGCTCGGCATCATCTTCGGCGGCGTAGTTCTCTCGCATTCCATCGGCATCCCGTCGTTGGCATGGGGCGCACTCGCCGGAGCCTTCGCTGGCCCCTTCCTCGTCAACGCCTACGCCGCGCGCCGCGCCGGTGTGCACTACCGTCCTCTCCTCGACTTCAGTAACCCCGGCCTGCGCTCGTGGGTGCGTATGTCTCTGCCCCTGATGCTCGGCGTCACTGTCGTCTTCATGGACAACATCATCCTTACGTGGTTCGCCAAGCACAGCGCCGGCGACATCACACGCCTGATGTACGCCAAGCGTCTCTTCACCGCGCCGATGGCCATCATCGGGCAGGCAGCCGGAGCCGCATCGCTGCCCTTCTTCGCCTCGCTCTACAGCCGCAAACTCTTCGGCGACTATGCCTCGGCAGTCAACCGCGCCGTGACTCGCATTCTCTCGGTAGCCATCCTGCTCTCCGCCGCCATGTTCGCACTCGCACGCCCCGCCGTTGATCTTGTCTTACGCGGAGGCTCCTTCAACCGCGCCGATGCCGAGCTTACCGCGCTCTACTTCGCCATTTTCACCATCTCGCTGGCCCTGTGGGCCTCGCAGGCCATCTACTCCCGCGCCTTCTTCGCTGCCGGTGAGACCTTTGTGCCCATGCGCGCCGGAACCATCATCACCGTTATCTCCATCCCCTGCTACTGGCTGCTTCATCAGCGCTTCGGTGTCATTGGACTGGCATGGGCCTCGAACCTTGCCATTCTCGTCCACACGGTCACACTGGCTGTATTACTGCATCGTCGCCGCATGGTCTCGCTTGCCGGGCTGGACCGCCTGGAACTGGGGCGCGCTCTTCTTGCCGCAGTGGCTAGCCTCGCCGGAATTACTCTTCTGCTCCACGCACTGCCCCATTCTCACATCCAGACCTACCTGGGTGACCTGATCGCGCTTCTCGTCGGCGGCGTTCTTTGGGCTGTCCTCTGCTACGGTGTGCTCTACCTTACCGGCTCCACGCTCCCAAGTCAGCTCCGCTCTCGTCGGGCCTGA
- the pyrR gene encoding bifunctional pyr operon transcriptional regulator/uracil phosphoribosyltransferase PyrR, translated as MSETIDNTKPDSKPKIREKGRLMSASEIERTLVRLAHEIVEKHDGCDNLGLVGIKRRGVPLAQRLGSLISKIEKCPVDTGILDISFYRDDLSTDGARPKVAPGDIGFDVTGRDIVLVDDVLYTGRTIRAALDALFDHGRPRSVQLLALIDRGHRELPIQATFVGRTIPTSKREIIEVKLKEIDEQEQVLLVELVD; from the coding sequence ATGAGTGAAACCATCGATAACACGAAGCCCGATAGCAAACCCAAGATACGCGAGAAGGGCCGACTCATGTCGGCCTCCGAGATTGAACGGACGCTGGTGCGCCTCGCCCACGAGATCGTCGAAAAGCACGATGGCTGCGACAACCTCGGGCTGGTCGGCATCAAGCGGCGCGGCGTTCCCCTGGCCCAGCGGCTGGGCTCGCTGATCTCGAAGATCGAAAAATGTCCTGTCGACACCGGCATACTCGACATTAGCTTCTACCGCGACGACCTCTCGACCGATGGAGCTCGGCCAAAGGTCGCTCCCGGCGACATCGGTTTCGACGTGACTGGCCGCGACATCGTGCTGGTAGACGATGTTCTCTACACCGGGCGCACGATTCGTGCGGCGCTCGACGCTCTGTTCGACCACGGCCGTCCTCGTAGCGTGCAACTGTTGGCTCTGATCGACCGTGGCCACCGCGAGCTGCCCATTCAAGCGACCTTCGTGGGCCGCACCATCCCGACCTCGAAACGCGAAATCATCGAGGTGAAGCTCAAAGAGATCGACGAGCAGGAGCAGGTGCTGCTGGTCGAGTTGGTGGATTGA
- a CDS encoding zinc ribbon domain-containing protein, producing the protein MREFCHRCGGELSGDVLSPFCPHCGAPQIYLLDYEQPAEPGKNTTGAAPPPMPRQIEWKTAIRCALLVAGIAAVLTLVAARFESISPLSWLWTVSGSLITLALYQKRRPQAGMDAGIGARIGVVVGVVLIGSLAVAMAAGGLIARYLLHNMAGFDAQLTQQLHLQVEHALATNPEAKSMQGYLYSPEFRAGMMLAGFGLVSGILLVLSTVGGAVGGLLRTRHKVSA; encoded by the coding sequence ATGCGTGAATTTTGTCACCGCTGTGGCGGAGAGCTCTCGGGCGATGTCCTGTCGCCCTTCTGCCCCCATTGCGGCGCTCCCCAGATCTACCTGCTGGACTATGAGCAACCGGCAGAACCGGGGAAGAATACGACCGGCGCGGCACCTCCGCCTATGCCTCGTCAGATCGAGTGGAAGACGGCGATTCGCTGTGCCTTGCTGGTGGCCGGTATCGCCGCCGTGCTGACTCTGGTGGCAGCCCGGTTCGAGTCGATCTCGCCGCTGAGTTGGCTGTGGACGGTGAGCGGCTCGCTGATCACCCTTGCCCTCTACCAGAAGCGTCGCCCACAGGCAGGCATGGATGCAGGCATCGGCGCGCGGATCGGCGTCGTCGTCGGAGTGGTCCTGATCGGCAGCCTGGCGGTCGCCATGGCGGCTGGCGGGCTGATAGCGCGTTACCTGTTGCACAACATGGCCGGATTCGATGCCCAGTTGACCCAGCAGCTTCACCTGCAGGTTGAACATGCACTCGCTACCAATCCCGAGGCAAAATCAATGCAGGGCTATCTCTATTCGCCCGAGTTTCGCGCAGGAATGATGCTTGCCGGGTTCGGCCTGGTCTCGGGTATTCTGCTTGTACTTTCAACGGTTGGCGGCGCTGTGGGCGGCCTTCTGCGGACGCGGCACAAGGTTTCTGCGTAA